A single genomic interval of Helianthus annuus cultivar XRQ/B chromosome 13, HanXRQr2.0-SUNRISE, whole genome shotgun sequence harbors:
- the LOC110872990 gene encoding protein NOI4: protein MSEENGRPLPKFGDWDVNDPASAEGFTVIFNKARDEKKTGGKPDSPSNGDPGVKNAATPVKKPPAKKWFCCMQAPHAES from the exons ATGTCG GAGGAGAACGGTAGGCCGTTGCCGAAATTTGGGGATTGGGATGTAAATGATCCTGCATCAGCCGAGGGTTTTACTGTGATTTTTAATAAGGCTAGGGACGAGAAGAAGACAGGCGGGAAACCGGACTCGCCATCGAATGGGGATCCTGGTGTTAAGAATGCTGCTACGCCTGTAAAGAAGCCTCCAGCT AAGAAATGGTTTTGCTGCATGCAAGCACCTCATGCAGAATCTTAA